One Peterkaempfera bronchialis DNA window includes the following coding sequences:
- a CDS encoding non-ribosomal peptide synthetase, protein MLESSARLVLLSPARLADVRRRTGDYSDPTIAEACAIGLSYWATGRSPDGIDLAPGTLFSDILGWVDNGGGGPAGWEIGPDGRSITVPAGVVPTDAQLALDDLADFPDRPIGTIGPSSVAARLKALAEWNDTEADRVRPTLVEMFREQARTRPDAIAIVDEHRSLTYRQAAERSSQLAHHLIARGLTAEQVVGISLGRCADMVIGLLGVLQAGCAFVPLDPQWPAARRAVVIEDARVVVQLNDSGEHAPGEPEAVAVDLGGWRFDSYPTEGTGVTVPGASLAYVIFTSGSTGRPKGAMIRHEAISERLLWQAHEILGFGHDDASLFKAPLSFDISINEIFLPLVCGGRLVVLRPGGERDPHHLLSVIAEQRVTFSYLVSSMLDLLLEIAGDSGRLDSLRHVWCGGEVLTPELYERFRTKLGIPMYHGYGPAETTIGVSHVIYRDTAERLSTSIGKANPNTQLYVLDDELRPVPVGMGGELYVGGFLLGRGYVGAPGLTASRFVANPFAADGSRLYRTGDLARFNPDGSLDFLGRADNQIKIRGMRLEIEDVEVSLAEHPSVRHTCVVAKKNAAGGTYLVGYVIPAAGSEDLRADEVKAWAVRHLVEYMVPAHLVVLKEFPLTANGKLDRRALPEPAIGTGSLVQPATDSERAVCAAVAALLQLDEVGVDQDFFQLGGDSILAIQLLSALREVGLHVTARQIFTHSTVGALAAVASREDLSTVDHGDVATGSVVGSPIVQWLGGTTDAIDGFVQSVVLNTPAELSADALDEILAAVVRRHDMLRAKLVRGDRWSFDIPEPDRAAAGWQESDRPLHECVALATGGLDPAGGAMLRAVWRREARQLVVAVHHVVMDGVSWRVLMEDLATAWRQCASGTPIGLPPVGTSFRRWTQLLERAASDADGSYFRRPLPAADGPVGRRELTEADTVARERVRTVSVGPDVTAALLGEIPAKFHARVNDVLLTALAVTLARWRRDLGQDQTFAHIELEGHGREAQFVAGAAGFEPDLSRTVGWFTTLFPVVVDPGAAADFTAPRYLAAALKAVKEDLARVPDNGVSYGALRHLAGIEFDAPAPQVLFNYLGRFDAGAAGDWQLAGSTAQLGEQRDPRMRLPRALEFNAIAEPATGGEYELVTTVSWPDGMFTDEDIAVIGEYFREALAGLAALDQGGHSPSDFGPLPLTQADVDVLDGPALRDILPLTPLQEGLYYHSVFDDDSAGAYVEQQLLTLDGEVDADRLAAAATRLLTLYPNLAARFVALADGRVVSVLENGVAAPFSTLDRPGITDDEIRDHAERDRRAGFDLATGPLMRYTLIRGGPGRNVLVQTVHHIIADGWSVTPMLRTLLAEYHAPGSGYPLGGFPDYVRLLAGRDDDASDRVWRDQLAGLPGPSLVAEGHTPSDRFADTAVEPDDDLDAAARSAGVPLSVAVHSAWAVTLGGILHARDVVLGSTVSGRDAELPGIEDMVGLFINTIPVRARWAGTTLARDLLASVREHQSAVLPHQHVSLARIGRQTGPGPLFDTLVVFDMATDTDALRGPDDTLVIADIVNEGAPHYPLTLVVERTPDGRPRFALIYDGELLREASAQAMLRTFTRNLTGLLTRPDALVDALVDDLAAEGGRRPARITPTTLGGLFDAAAQRDPAATAVTQCALDGGTRSLTYGGLAEAKNALASALRAVGVGPGKRVAVAVPRSLEQVVALVAIGTAGGAYVPLDLTYPDERLEYILADSAPQVVLVDPGQLDRFTALLARTGVPARVLVQGAELPPGGEPPLDTAGPEADWHDPAYVIYTSGSTGTPKGVVVPHSSVVTLLANTQPDMDFGPHDVWVQFHSYSFDFAVWELWGALVHGGELLVPEYGLTRSPVDFHRLVRERRVTVLNQTPSAFYQFIEADRYADEPATALRRIIFGGEALDLGRLRGWVERHGTASPELVNMYGITETTVHVTHRVLTDEDFGLGADVSPIGGPIPGLVTYLLDDRLQPVPPGREGAIFVAGDQVSLGYLGRPGLTASRFVADPFAGDGSRMYHTGDLARRTLDGELEFTGRADDQVQLKGFRIEVGEVESAIRGLDGVVDAAVTVADSGDHLVAHVVGRVPGDLPGLLSAKLPAHMVPGRVQPVDALPLTVNGKLDRKALAETVRAAGAPVPTAPDGTAVTTGGSALAALVGIFAETLPGSAADGDTDFFKAGGDSIVAITVINRARALGLPIAPRDVFLLRTPRALAAQLATRTPQAAAPAPDRREDGPLTPTPIILRQRELGGSLARFAQARTVPAPEGTGFADAERAANAVVAAHPALRLRLRVEHGVWALRTEPAREVTVVRADGTDATTAADEAAGRLDPESGEIIAFSWLEASRTLVVTVHHLAVDSVSWLILLDDLAAALRGQTLAPATTSYAEYAEALASQSAQATDGLGHWITTLQAPAPLPAPEGLRRTTVVLPPHVSDRVTAIAPAALGVGLTELLCGALRTALTRIQPSPTDLAIELERHGRVPVLEHHDYSRTVGWFTAIAPVRLTAHTDPVAAARELAARQPDERAHVAYGRLRYLNPQTAPLLTARPQVLFNYLGRGSESQALHLTGGDQGSPYAVEANVWIDAATGSLHAAFTLAEGVPDEITEHWRSALESIADAAATAERTAPVTPLQRGLFFQAQLAGSAGHYVAQSYFTFDRRLDTGALAEAMAYVIARHPAVGAGFTTDDAGNPVQVLAADRRVDVDTVHLSTDAEVEALRARDRDTGFDPGEPPLVRLTVVRLPGDRDGLLLSYHLLLWDGWSREIVLRDLFDAYAAVVAGEPLVPVPATPSFEDHARLLDAKDPAESERFWAEQLAGLPGPTLLAGPAPSLSDDLPRALVQTLSAEQSDVLREAARAHGVTLNSVLTGAFGLLLGAHTGRSDAVFGVTVSGREGEGLSGIVGVLLNTVPLWTRARPHDTVGEYLTAVQTARVEAMDHEHLGLGEIQRAGGHDTLFDNLFVLQNFLDLDAFAEMNARHGITSVKADDSTHYPFTWVVTPGDRLTVKLEYRDGDTGNARRLLGDYLRVLDDLARSTGPVGALPGLGPEPEPAERMDVGTDTVVDRFDQAADRDPQRVALVAHGRTMTFARLRDRSRAVAGVLAQRGIGPETTVGLAIPRSLDSIVALFAVLRVGAAYVPLELDHPDERIAAVVADARPDVILTVSAVSPRLTGDLIELDRPLPDAEPFVTFAPDDPDRLRHPAYTIYTSGSTGKPKGVVTEYVGLTNMLVNHQRRIFEPVLADHGHRAFRIAHTVSFAFDMSWEELLWLADGHEVHICDEELRRDAPRLVEYCLGHGIDVVNVTPTYAQQLVAEGLLDNPARRPALVLLGGEAVTPTLWQRLAETEGTVGYNLYGPTEYTINTLGVGTFECQDPVVGVPIDNTDVYVLDAWLRPLPDGVPGELYVSGIGIARGYLGQPAQTAHRFVACPFGAPGERMYRTGDLVVRRPDGNLMYLGRTDQQVKIRGHRVEPGEVEAAFAAHPAVRFAAAVAQPDPQVDGAYRLAAYLVLDGSDLAAVAADVGARLPDFLRPTHYAQVDSIPLTVNGKADTKALPEAKPLGALTTAGERGPETGTETAVCEFFAEALDLDDDEVSAVSDFVSLGGHSMLAVRLIGLLRREYGPVITIRDLFTLRTPEAIARHLDDNL, encoded by the coding sequence ATGCTGGAATCGAGCGCTCGTCTCGTACTGCTTTCTCCCGCGCGCCTGGCCGACGTGCGCCGGCGTACCGGCGACTACTCCGACCCGACCATCGCCGAAGCATGCGCCATCGGGCTGTCGTACTGGGCGACAGGCCGGAGTCCCGACGGCATCGACCTCGCCCCGGGCACCCTGTTCTCCGACATCCTCGGGTGGGTCGACAACGGCGGCGGCGGGCCCGCCGGGTGGGAGATCGGTCCGGACGGCCGGAGCATCACCGTTCCGGCCGGCGTCGTGCCGACCGACGCGCAGCTCGCGCTGGACGACCTGGCCGACTTCCCGGACCGGCCCATCGGCACCATCGGTCCGTCCAGCGTCGCGGCCAGGCTCAAGGCCCTGGCGGAGTGGAACGACACCGAGGCCGACCGGGTCCGCCCGACCCTGGTGGAGATGTTCCGCGAGCAGGCGCGGACCAGGCCGGACGCCATCGCCATCGTCGATGAGCACCGGTCGCTGACTTACCGTCAGGCAGCTGAACGGTCCAGCCAGTTGGCCCACCACCTGATCGCACGTGGACTCACCGCCGAACAGGTCGTCGGCATCTCCCTGGGCCGCTGCGCGGACATGGTGATCGGGCTGCTGGGCGTGCTCCAGGCGGGGTGCGCGTTTGTGCCGCTCGACCCGCAGTGGCCGGCCGCCCGCCGAGCCGTCGTCATCGAGGACGCCCGGGTCGTGGTGCAGCTCAACGATTCGGGCGAGCACGCCCCGGGTGAACCGGAAGCCGTCGCCGTCGACCTCGGCGGCTGGCGGTTCGACTCCTACCCCACCGAGGGGACCGGGGTCACCGTCCCCGGCGCCTCCCTGGCCTACGTGATCTTCACATCCGGATCGACCGGGCGGCCCAAGGGCGCGATGATCCGGCACGAAGCGATCAGCGAGCGCCTGCTGTGGCAGGCCCACGAGATCCTGGGCTTCGGCCATGACGACGCTTCGCTGTTCAAGGCCCCGCTGTCCTTCGACATCTCCATCAACGAGATCTTCCTGCCGCTGGTCTGCGGCGGCAGGCTCGTGGTCCTGCGCCCCGGCGGCGAACGCGACCCGCACCACCTGCTGAGCGTGATCGCCGAGCAGCGCGTCACCTTCAGCTACCTGGTGTCGTCCATGCTGGACCTGCTGCTGGAGATCGCGGGCGACTCCGGGCGGCTGGACAGCCTGCGGCACGTGTGGTGCGGCGGCGAGGTGCTGACCCCCGAGCTGTACGAGCGGTTCCGCACCAAGCTCGGCATCCCGATGTACCACGGCTACGGCCCGGCCGAGACGACGATCGGTGTCTCGCACGTCATCTACCGGGATACGGCGGAACGCCTGTCGACATCGATCGGCAAGGCCAACCCCAACACCCAGCTCTATGTGCTGGACGACGAGCTGCGCCCGGTCCCGGTCGGGATGGGCGGCGAGCTGTACGTGGGAGGGTTCCTCCTGGGGCGCGGATACGTGGGAGCGCCCGGCCTCACGGCGTCCCGGTTCGTGGCGAACCCCTTCGCCGCCGACGGCTCCCGGCTCTACCGGACCGGCGACCTCGCGCGGTTCAACCCGGACGGGTCGCTGGACTTCCTCGGCCGGGCCGACAACCAGATCAAGATCCGCGGTATGCGGCTGGAGATCGAGGATGTCGAGGTGAGCCTCGCGGAGCACCCCTCGGTACGGCACACCTGCGTGGTCGCGAAGAAGAACGCGGCGGGCGGCACCTACCTGGTGGGATATGTGATCCCGGCCGCCGGGAGCGAGGACCTGCGGGCGGACGAGGTCAAGGCGTGGGCCGTCCGGCACCTGGTGGAGTACATGGTGCCCGCCCACCTCGTCGTGCTGAAGGAGTTCCCGCTCACCGCGAACGGCAAGCTCGACCGGCGCGCGCTGCCGGAGCCCGCGATCGGGACGGGCTCGCTCGTCCAGCCCGCCACCGACAGCGAACGCGCGGTGTGCGCCGCGGTCGCGGCGCTGCTCCAGTTGGACGAGGTCGGTGTCGACCAGGACTTCTTCCAGCTCGGCGGGGACAGCATTCTGGCGATCCAACTGCTGAGCGCACTGCGCGAGGTGGGCCTCCACGTCACCGCCCGGCAGATCTTCACCCACAGCACCGTGGGGGCGCTGGCGGCGGTGGCGAGCCGTGAGGACCTCTCCACGGTGGACCACGGCGATGTCGCGACCGGTTCCGTGGTGGGATCGCCCATCGTGCAGTGGCTCGGCGGGACCACGGACGCGATCGACGGCTTTGTGCAGTCGGTGGTGCTGAACACCCCGGCGGAGCTGAGCGCCGACGCTCTCGACGAGATCCTCGCCGCCGTGGTCCGGCGGCACGACATGCTGCGCGCCAAGCTGGTGCGCGGCGACCGCTGGAGCTTCGACATCCCGGAGCCGGACCGGGCCGCGGCGGGCTGGCAGGAGAGCGACCGGCCGCTCCACGAGTGCGTCGCCCTCGCCACCGGCGGCCTGGACCCGGCGGGCGGCGCGATGCTGCGGGCTGTCTGGCGCCGCGAGGCCCGGCAGCTGGTCGTGGCCGTCCATCACGTGGTGATGGACGGCGTGTCCTGGCGGGTCCTGATGGAGGACCTGGCCACGGCGTGGCGGCAGTGCGCCTCGGGCACGCCGATCGGGTTGCCCCCGGTGGGCACGTCGTTCCGGCGCTGGACGCAGCTGCTGGAGCGCGCGGCCTCCGACGCGGACGGCTCCTACTTCCGGCGCCCCCTGCCGGCGGCGGACGGGCCGGTGGGCAGGCGCGAGCTGACCGAAGCCGACACCGTCGCGCGGGAGCGGGTGCGGACCGTCTCCGTCGGCCCCGATGTCACCGCCGCGCTGCTGGGCGAGATACCCGCGAAGTTCCACGCGCGCGTCAACGATGTGCTGCTGACCGCGCTCGCCGTCACCCTTGCCCGGTGGCGCCGCGACCTCGGGCAGGATCAGACGTTCGCGCACATCGAACTCGAAGGCCACGGCCGTGAAGCGCAGTTCGTGGCGGGCGCGGCCGGCTTCGAGCCCGATCTGTCGCGGACCGTGGGCTGGTTCACCACCCTGTTCCCGGTGGTCGTCGACCCCGGCGCGGCGGCCGACTTCACCGCCCCCCGGTACCTGGCCGCCGCCCTCAAGGCGGTCAAGGAAGACCTCGCCCGCGTACCGGACAACGGCGTCTCCTACGGTGCCCTGCGCCACCTCGCCGGCATCGAGTTCGACGCGCCCGCACCGCAGGTGCTCTTCAACTACCTGGGCCGCTTCGACGCGGGCGCGGCCGGCGACTGGCAGCTCGCCGGCAGCACGGCGCAGCTGGGCGAGCAGCGCGACCCCAGGATGCGCCTGCCGCGCGCCCTGGAGTTCAACGCGATCGCCGAACCCGCCACCGGCGGCGAGTACGAGCTGGTCACCACCGTCTCCTGGCCCGACGGGATGTTCACCGACGAGGACATCGCGGTGATCGGCGAGTACTTCCGGGAGGCCCTGGCCGGGCTGGCCGCGCTCGACCAGGGCGGCCACTCTCCCAGTGACTTCGGCCCGCTGCCGCTCACGCAGGCGGATGTCGACGTCCTGGACGGCCCGGCGCTGCGCGACATCCTGCCGTTGACCCCGTTGCAGGAGGGCCTGTACTACCACTCGGTCTTCGACGACGACTCGGCGGGCGCCTACGTCGAGCAGCAGCTGCTGACGCTGGACGGCGAGGTGGACGCCGACCGGCTCGCGGCGGCGGCCACCCGGCTGCTCACGCTGTATCCGAACCTGGCCGCCCGGTTCGTGGCCCTCGCGGACGGCCGGGTGGTCTCCGTGCTGGAGAACGGTGTGGCGGCGCCGTTCAGCACGCTGGACCGCCCCGGCATCACCGACGACGAGATCCGCGACCACGCCGAGCGGGATCGCCGCGCCGGATTCGACCTGGCCACCGGCCCGCTGATGCGGTACACCCTCATCCGGGGCGGCCCCGGCCGGAACGTCCTGGTGCAGACCGTGCACCACATCATCGCGGACGGCTGGTCGGTGACGCCGATGCTCCGCACGCTGCTGGCCGAATACCACGCGCCGGGGAGCGGGTACCCACTCGGCGGCTTCCCCGACTATGTGCGCCTGCTCGCCGGACGCGACGACGACGCGAGCGACCGGGTGTGGCGCGATCAGCTGGCCGGTCTGCCCGGCCCGTCGCTGGTCGCCGAAGGCCACACCCCGTCCGACCGGTTCGCCGACACCGCCGTGGAACCGGACGACGACCTCGACGCCGCCGCCCGGTCGGCCGGCGTGCCGCTGAGCGTGGCCGTGCACAGCGCCTGGGCGGTGACGCTGGGCGGCATCCTGCACGCCAGGGACGTGGTGCTCGGTTCCACGGTGTCCGGGCGCGACGCGGAGCTGCCCGGCATCGAGGACATGGTGGGTCTGTTCATCAACACGATCCCCGTGCGCGCCCGGTGGGCCGGTACCACCCTGGCGCGCGACCTGCTCGCCTCGGTGCGCGAACACCAGAGCGCGGTGCTGCCGCACCAGCACGTCTCGCTGGCGAGGATCGGCCGCCAGACCGGCCCCGGCCCGCTGTTCGACACCCTGGTGGTGTTCGACATGGCGACCGATACCGACGCTCTGCGGGGGCCGGACGACACCCTGGTGATCGCCGACATCGTGAACGAGGGCGCCCCGCACTACCCGTTGACGCTGGTGGTGGAGCGCACCCCCGACGGCCGTCCGCGCTTCGCCCTGATCTACGACGGCGAGCTGCTGCGGGAGGCGAGCGCCCAGGCGATGCTGCGCACCTTCACCCGGAACCTCACCGGCCTGCTCACCCGGCCGGACGCCCTGGTCGACGCGCTGGTCGACGACCTGGCGGCCGAAGGCGGCCGACGTCCCGCGCGGATCACCCCGACGACCCTGGGCGGCCTGTTCGACGCTGCGGCGCAGCGCGACCCGGCCGCCACCGCCGTCACCCAGTGCGCTCTGGACGGCGGCACCCGGTCACTGACCTACGGCGGACTGGCGGAGGCGAAGAACGCGCTGGCCTCGGCCCTGCGCGCGGTCGGGGTCGGGCCCGGCAAGCGGGTCGCCGTCGCCGTCCCGCGCTCCCTGGAGCAGGTTGTCGCCCTGGTCGCGATCGGCACCGCCGGCGGCGCATATGTGCCGCTGGACCTGACCTACCCGGACGAACGCCTGGAGTACATCCTCGCCGACTCCGCTCCGCAGGTCGTACTCGTGGACCCCGGCCAGCTGGACCGCTTCACCGCCCTGCTGGCCCGGACGGGTGTACCGGCCCGCGTGCTCGTCCAGGGAGCCGAGCTGCCGCCGGGCGGCGAACCGCCGCTGGACACCGCCGGACCCGAGGCCGATTGGCACGACCCCGCGTATGTGATCTACACGTCCGGATCGACCGGCACACCCAAGGGCGTCGTCGTCCCCCACTCCAGCGTGGTCACCCTGCTCGCCAACACCCAGCCCGACATGGACTTCGGCCCGCACGACGTGTGGGTCCAGTTCCACTCCTACTCCTTCGACTTCGCGGTCTGGGAGCTGTGGGGCGCGCTGGTGCACGGCGGTGAGCTGCTGGTACCGGAGTACGGGCTGACCCGCTCCCCGGTCGACTTCCACCGGCTGGTCCGCGAGCGCCGGGTGACCGTGCTCAACCAGACCCCGTCGGCGTTCTACCAGTTCATCGAGGCCGACCGGTACGCCGACGAGCCGGCCACCGCACTGCGCCGGATCATCTTCGGAGGCGAGGCGCTGGATCTCGGACGGCTGCGCGGCTGGGTCGAGCGGCACGGCACCGCCTCGCCCGAGCTGGTCAACATGTACGGCATCACCGAGACCACCGTCCATGTCACCCACCGGGTGCTGACCGACGAGGACTTCGGCCTCGGTGCCGACGTCAGCCCGATCGGCGGTCCGATCCCCGGCCTGGTCACCTACCTGCTCGACGACCGGCTCCAGCCGGTGCCGCCGGGCCGGGAGGGCGCCATCTTCGTCGCCGGCGACCAGGTGTCGCTGGGCTACCTGGGCCGACCGGGGCTCACCGCGAGCCGGTTCGTGGCGGACCCGTTCGCCGGTGACGGCTCCCGCATGTACCACACGGGCGACCTGGCCCGCCGCACGCTCGACGGCGAGCTGGAGTTCACCGGCCGCGCCGACGACCAGGTGCAGCTCAAGGGATTCCGTATCGAGGTCGGCGAGGTGGAGTCCGCGATCAGGGGACTCGACGGCGTGGTCGACGCGGCCGTCACCGTGGCGGACAGCGGCGACCACCTGGTCGCGCACGTCGTGGGCCGGGTGCCCGGCGACCTCCCCGGCCTGCTGTCCGCGAAGCTGCCCGCGCACATGGTGCCGGGCCGGGTGCAGCCGGTCGACGCCCTGCCGTTGACGGTCAACGGCAAGCTGGACCGCAAGGCCCTGGCCGAGACCGTGCGGGCCGCCGGCGCTCCGGTGCCCACCGCACCCGACGGCACGGCGGTGACCACCGGCGGCTCCGCGCTCGCCGCACTGGTCGGCATCTTCGCCGAGACGCTGCCCGGCTCCGCCGCGGACGGTGACACCGACTTCTTCAAGGCCGGGGGCGACAGCATCGTCGCCATCACCGTGATCAACCGGGCCAGGGCGCTGGGCCTGCCGATCGCACCCCGGGACGTGTTCCTGCTCAGGACACCGCGCGCCCTCGCCGCGCAGCTGGCGACGCGCACGCCGCAGGCAGCGGCGCCCGCACCCGACCGCCGCGAGGACGGCCCGCTGACGCCGACCCCCATCATCCTGCGCCAGCGGGAACTGGGCGGCTCGCTCGCCCGGTTCGCCCAGGCCAGGACGGTGCCGGCCCCCGAGGGCACCGGCTTCGCCGACGCCGAGCGCGCCGCGAACGCCGTCGTGGCCGCGCACCCGGCCCTCCGGCTGCGGCTGCGCGTCGAGCACGGGGTGTGGGCACTGCGCACCGAACCCGCCCGCGAGGTCACCGTCGTCCGGGCGGACGGGACCGACGCGACGACCGCGGCCGACGAAGCCGCCGGACGGCTCGACCCCGAGTCCGGCGAGATCATCGCGTTCTCATGGCTGGAGGCGAGCAGGACCCTGGTGGTCACCGTGCACCACCTCGCCGTCGACTCGGTGTCCTGGCTGATCCTGCTGGACGACCTGGCCGCCGCCCTGCGCGGGCAGACCCTGGCACCGGCCACCACCTCCTACGCCGAGTACGCCGAAGCACTGGCGTCCCAGTCCGCCCAGGCGACCGACGGCCTCGGACACTGGATCACCACGCTTCAAGCGCCCGCTCCGCTGCCCGCGCCCGAGGGCCTGCGCCGGACCACCGTCGTGCTCCCGCCCCACGTCAGCGACCGGGTGACCGCCATCGCGCCCGCCGCACTCGGCGTCGGCCTCACCGAGCTGCTGTGCGGCGCGCTGCGCACCGCGCTGACCCGCATCCAGCCGTCGCCCACCGACCTCGCGATCGAGCTGGAGCGGCACGGCCGGGTGCCGGTGCTGGAACACCACGACTACTCCCGCACCGTCGGCTGGTTCACCGCCATCGCGCCCGTGCGGCTCACGGCGCACACCGACCCCGTCGCGGCGGCGCGCGAGCTCGCCGCACGCCAGCCGGACGAGCGCGCACACGTCGCCTACGGCCGGCTCAGGTACCTCAACCCGCAGACGGCCCCGCTGCTGACCGCCCGCCCGCAGGTGCTGTTCAACTACCTCGGCCGGGGCAGTGAGTCCCAGGCGCTGCACCTCACCGGCGGCGACCAGGGCAGCCCGTACGCCGTCGAGGCCAATGTGTGGATCGACGCGGCCACCGGAAGCCTGCACGCCGCCTTCACCCTCGCCGAGGGCGTCCCCGACGAGATCACCGAGCACTGGCGGAGCGCACTGGAGTCCATCGCGGACGCCGCCGCGACGGCCGAGCGCACGGCACCGGTCACCCCGCTCCAGCGGGGCCTGTTCTTCCAGGCCCAGCTGGCGGGCTCGGCCGGGCACTATGTCGCGCAGAGCTACTTCACCTTCGACCGCCGCCTGGACACCGGCGCCCTGGCCGAGGCGATGGCGTACGTGATCGCACGGCACCCGGCCGTGGGCGCCGGCTTCACCACCGACGACGCCGGAAACCCGGTCCAGGTCCTCGCAGCGGACCGGCGGGTCGACGTCGACACGGTCCACCTGTCGACGGACGCGGAGGTCGAAGCCCTTCGTGCCCGCGACCGCGACACGGGATTCGACCCGGGCGAGCCGCCGCTGGTCCGGCTGACCGTGGTACGCCTGCCCGGCGACCGCGACGGCCTGCTCCTGAGCTACCACCTGCTGCTGTGGGACGGCTGGTCGCGCGAGATCGTCCTGCGGGACCTCTTCGACGCCTATGCGGCCGTCGTCGCGGGTGAGCCGCTCGTCCCGGTCCCGGCCACGCCGAGCTTCGAGGACCACGCCCGGCTCCTCGACGCCAAGGACCCCGCGGAGTCGGAGCGCTTCTGGGCGGAGCAGCTGGCCGGCCTCCCCGGCCCCACGCTGCTCGCCGGACCGGCGCCGTCCCTCTCGGACGACCTGCCGCGCGCGCTGGTGCAGACGCTCTCCGCCGAGCAGTCGGACGTGCTGAGGGAGGCGGCCAGGGCGCACGGCGTCACGCTGAACTCGGTGCTGACCGGCGCGTTCGGCCTCCTGCTGGGCGCCCACACGGGCCGCAGCGACGCCGTGTTCGGCGTGACCGTCTCCGGCCGGGAGGGCGAGGGGCTGTCCGGCATCGTCGGGGTGCTGCTCAACACCGTTCCCCTGTGGACGCGGGCCCGCCCGCACGACACGGTCGGCGAATACCTGACGGCCGTGCAGACGGCCCGGGTCGAGGCGATGGACCACGAGCACCTCGGGCTCGGCGAGATCCAGCGGGCCGGCGGGCATGACACCCTGTTCGACAACCTGTTCGTGCTCCAGAACTTCCTGGACCTGGACGCGTTCGCCGAGATGAACGCCAGGCACGGCATCACCTCGGTGAAGGCCGACGACTCCACCCACTACCCGTTCACCTGGGTCGTCACCCCCGGCGACCGGCTCACGGTCAAGCTGGAGTACCGCGACGGCGACACCGGGAACGCCCGGCGCCTCCTCGGGGACTACCTGCGCGTGCTGGACGACCTGGCCCGGTCGACCGGCCCGGTCGGCGCGCTGCCGGGCCTGGGGCCGGAGCCCGAGCCCGCCGAACGCATGGACGTCGGCACGGACACCGTGGTCGACCGGTTCGACCAGGCGGCCGACCGCGACCCGCAGCGGGTGGCGCTCGTCGCCCACGGCCGGACCATGACCTTCGCCCGACTGCGGGACCGCAGCCGGGCGGTGGCCGGTGTGCTCGCCCAGCGCGGCATCGGCCCCGAGACGACCGTGGGCCTCGCGATCCCGCGCTCGCTGGACTCGATCGTGGCACTGTTCGCCGTGCTGCGCGTCGGCGCCGCGTATGTGCCGCTGGAGCTGGACCACCCCGACGAGCGGATCGCCGCCGTCGTCGCGGACGCCCGCCCCGACGTGATCCTCACCGTGAGCGCCGTGTCGCCCCGGCTGACCGGCGACCTGATCGAACTGGACCGCCCCCTGCCCGACGCCGAGCCGTTCGTGACGTTCGCGCCGGACGATCCGGACCGCCTGCGGCACCCCGCGTACACCATCTACACCTCCGGATCGACCGGGAAGCCCAAGGGCGTGGTGACCGAGTACGTCGGCCTCACCAATATGCTGGTCAACCATCAGCGCCGGATCTTCGAGCCGGTGCTGGCGGACCACGGCCACCGGGCCTTCCGGATCGCGCACACCGTGTCGTTCGCCTTCGACATGTCGTGGGAGGAGTTGCTCTGGCTCGCCGACGGCCACGAGGTGCACATCTGCGACGAGGAGTTGCGCCGGGACGCACCCCGCCTGGTCGAGTACTGCCTCGGGCACGGGATCGACGTCGTCAATGTGACTCCGACCTACGCACAGCAGCTGGTGGCCGAGGGCCTGCTCGACAACCCGGCGCGGCGGCCGGCGCTGGTCCTGCTGGGTGGCGAGGCCGTCACCCCGACGCTGTGGCAGCGGCTCGCCGAGACCGAGGGGACGGTGGGCTACAACCTGTACGGACCCACCGAGTACACCATCAACACCCTGGGCGTCGGCACCTTCGAATGCCAGGACCCGGTGGTGGGCGTGCCGATCGACAACACCGACGTGTACGTCCTGGACGCTTGGCTGCGCCCCCTGCCGGACGGAGTCCCCGGTGAGCTGTATGTGTCGGGCATCGGCATCGCGCGCGGCTATCTCGGGCAGCCCGCCCAGACCGCGCACCGATTCGTGGCGTGCCCGTTCGGTGCACCCGGCGAGCGCATGTACCGCACGGGGGACCTGGTGGTCCGGCGGCCCGACGGAAACCTGATGTACCTGGGCCGGACCGACCAGCAGGTCAAGATCCGGGGACACCGGGTCGAACCGGGCGAAGTCGAGGCCGCATTCGCGGCGCACCCGGCGGTGCGGTTCGCCGCCGCGGTCGCCCAACCCGACCCGCAGGTCGACGGGGCGTACCGGCTGGCCGCCTACCTGGTGCTGGACGGCTCCGACCTGGCGGCGGTCGCCGCCGACGTGGGCGCCCGACTGCCGGACTTCCTCCGCCCGACGCACTACGCCCAGGTCGACAGCATCCCGCTGACGGTGAACGGGAAGGCCGACACCAAGGCGCTGCCGGAGGCCAAGCCGCTGGGCGCGCTGACCACGGCGGGGGAGCGCGGGCCGGAGACCGGGACCGAGACCGCAGTGTGCGAGTTCTTCGCCGAGGCACTGGACCTGGACGACGACGAGGTGAGCGCGGTGAGCGACTTCGTGTCCCTCGGTGGACACTCCATGCTGGCGGTGCGGCTGATCGGGCTGCTCCGCCGGGAGTACGGCCCTGTGATCACGATCCGCGACCTGTTCACCCTGCGCACCCCGGAAGCGATTGCCCGCCACCTCGATGACAACCTCTGA